The following proteins come from a genomic window of Gossypium raimondii isolate GPD5lz chromosome 5, ASM2569854v1, whole genome shotgun sequence:
- the LOC105768806 gene encoding nucleosome assembly protein 1;3, whose protein sequence is MSDLGGVINELARADLLNDLKNKLQNLSRHHTEMLERLSPDVKKRVEVLREIQGQHDELEAKFFEERAALEAKYQKLYQPLYAKRYDIVNGVGEANGTTDEAAMDQGEDKAAEEKGVPDFWLNAMKNNEVLSEEITERDEGPLKYLRDIKWYRIEEPKGFKLEFYFDTNPYFKNTVLTKTYHMIDEDEPILEKAIGTEIEWYPGKCLTQKLLKKKPKKGSKNAKQITKTEDCESFFNFFNPPQVPDDDEDIDEDAAEELQNQMEQDYDIGSTIRDKIIPHAVSWFTGEAIQGDELELDDEDEDEIDEDDDDEDEEDDDDDDDDEEEEEETKTKKKRNGRAQGDGQQGERPPECKQQ, encoded by the exons ATGTCCGATCTCGGCGGTG TTATTAACGAGTTAGCTCGAGCTGATCTCCTGAACGATCTCAAG AATAAACTTCAGAATCTTTCTCGACACCACACCGAGATGCTGGAAAGACTATCTCCGGATGTCAAGAAGCGTGTGGAAGTTCTCAGAGAGATCCAG GGCCAGCATGATGAGTTAGAGGCTAAGTTTTTTGAGGAGAGAGCAGCACTTGAAGCTAAATACCAGAAACTATATCAGCCCTTATATGCCAAG CGATATGATATTGTGAATGGTGTTGGTGAAGCCAATGGAACTACTGATGAAGCTGCCATGGACCAAGGAGAGGATAAAGCTGCCGAAg AGAAAGGAGTACCTGATTTTTGGCTTAATGCAATGAAAAATAATGAAGTGCTCTCTGAAGAG ATCACCGAGCGTGATGAAGGGCCTCTCAAATACCTCAGGGATATTAAGTGGTATAGGATAGAGGAACCCAAAGGATTCAAGCTTGAGTTTTACTTTGATACTAATCCGTATTTCAAAAATACCGTGTTGACAAAGACATATCACATGATTGATGAAGATGAACCTATACTAGAGAAAGCTATTGG GACGGAGATTGAATGGTATCCAGGAAAATGCTTAACACAAAAGCTCCTTAAAAAGAAGCCTAAGAAGGGTTCAAAGAATGCCAAGCAAATCACTAAAACTGAAGATTGTGAAAGTTTCTTCAACTTCTTCAATCCTCCCCAAGTTCCtgatgatgatgaagacatCGATGAAGATGCT GCTGAGGAGCTACAAAATCAAATGGAACAGGATTATGACATTGG GTCAACAATTCGAGACAAGATTATTCCACATGCTGTGTCATGGTTTACGGGAGAGGCTATTCAGGGAGATGAGCTTGAGTTGGATGATGAGGATGAAGATGAaattgatgaagatgatgacgATGAAGATGAGGAGGATGACgatgatgacgatgatgatgaagaagaagaagaagaaactaaGACTAAAAAGAAG AGGAATGGAAGAGCACAAGGAGATGGGCAGCAAGGTGAGAGGCCTCCAGAATGCAAGCAGCAGTAG